The following proteins are co-located in the Nomia melanderi isolate GNS246 chromosome 1, iyNomMela1, whole genome shotgun sequence genome:
- the LOC116433952 gene encoding condensin-2 complex subunit G2 isoform X5 — translation MLQHRALSRDKVLFRILKNKSPNGSIICEKLNNNVKNIVVLSEDELCELWQHMKTMLLEAQKLCTQTSKNQSKYAKEYSLMIKLIRTITAIALETIVQRIFIPNVLLQNVMLLHSNVLPNINDKQAKNEISYLLENWWKLDMTWREKVVKNVVKYLIQGCKTSLQHVKRLYEIRSAITLLKCTEDVQQLLKLVRENTVMSLEEGRLLILHLFTLGEQYILGIHNNIKVVLQNVKDSYITGYANLYVSAWQNATVKLRKFIVENCFQNIIFHCFRAYRDSIGQRKLGKNLLLFLAAIHEHKNKAARTMIHNQCKPLLWKHLKAPGSYIKCNAVEILFITSIAQYTCAAKDRNRFFLQTFYKTINDLLNDTDHEVRNVTMIGLLRLLEKHWNCVPHNIIRNWLNVLLHYTKCANNAEIRANVFIGLKQILIKDRSHRILKDFLPNFAKSIYDEDKTVVEALMKLLWHAQNQLDIPFWDIVPLTYVLDQIERTQDTSLLQELIKFLWLRICPNGSSNDKIAEEIIYIGMNNIKAIRRFFLHSKSVIDSSMFAQIIERLLSEIKKEMECIQISKTSRKRCTKKIKLNHKGNKETENLNNWEEDDLDSYRDIQICIDVIAMLLVANVSNLDDNNYSEKEIKIMQSIANVLPEFSSYFKETPVNDSIIFIFSLMPTKYFINKIEVMENLAQQLCSTNTSDDTLLSLIHVFIKWNKGQMIFLALTNLFGESLKINTPNNQGFCDSQDVFTVNVKGLELSLRILKHLLHVEYQSVLMNKYHQDVLKFWETLHMLRTVTEKMLSNECNISSLISKDLVVKFFKEYLSMVSLLHKRDVFDASEHFSEILLWIKKSIIPHIPHLDVDIEGREICIDLIKCTLDTSNLLIKEYNSTPKLCCDIVLLYCSCLSPVGGVVFLNNAFDAILKLLDFGKMAFDNNEPNLLDIIVPNFVCVTMVTLTRYNEDVLAKHTDIDTLSALVIMYKMSKLPDKALSNRLKNITLAFKVHNQDQSYDTPFDRSIQSAIIIAIDAILQK, via the exons ATGTTGCAACACCGTGCATTATCGAGAGATAAAGTATTGTttcgtattttaaaaaataaaagccCGAATGGTAGCATCATATGCGAGAAACTG aataacaatgtgaaaaacATTGTTGTATTATCAGAGGATGAACTCTGCGAGCTATGGCAACACATGAAGACCATGCTACTAGAGGCTCAAAAATTATGTACTCAGACATCAAAGAATCAGAGTAAATATGCAAAA gAGTACAGTCTCATGATTAAACTAATACGTACAATAACTGCAATAGCACTTGAAACAATTGTACAAcgaatatttattcctaatgTACTTCTACAAAATGTAATGTTGTTGCATTCCAATGTGCTGCCcaatataaatgataaacaggcaaaaaatgaaatatcttacCTGTTAGAAAACTGGTGGAAATTAGATATGACATGGAGGGAAAAGGTGGTAAAAAATGTAGTTAAATATCTCATTCAAGGATGCAAGACATCATTg CAACATGTAAAACGCTTGTATGAGATAAGGTCTGCTATTACACTACTAAAATGTACAGAAGATGTGCAGCAATTGCTTAAACTTGTACGAGAAAACACTGTGATGTCACTCGAAGAAGGTCGACTATTGATATTACATTTGTTTACTCTGGGGGAACAGTACATATTG ggAATTCACAATAATATAAAGGTTGTTTTACAAAATGTAAAAGATAGTTACATCACTGGTTATGCAAATTTATATGTGTCTGCATGGCAAAACGCGACAGTGAAGTTAAGAAAATTCATTGTGGAGAATTGTTtccaaaatatcatttttcattgttttcgtgCTTATAGAGATTCTATAGGACAAAGGAAGCTTGGTAAAAACCTGCTTTTATTTCTTGCTGCCATTCATGAACATAAAAATAAAGCAGCAAGAACAATGATTCATAACCAGTGCAAACCTTTACTCTGGAAACATTTGAAG GCACCCGGTTCTTACATTAAATGCAATGCAGTGGAGATTCTATTTATAACAAGTATTGCGCAGTATACATGTGCGGCGAAAGATagaaatagatttttccttcaaacattttataagaCAATAAATGATCTTTTAAATGACACTGATCACGAAGTGCGCAACGTTACCATGATT GGTCTCTTGAGACTATTAGAAAAGCATTGGAATTGTGTACCACACAATATTATTCGTAATTGGTTAAACGTTTTACTGCATTACACGAAATGTGCTAATAATGCGGAAATCAGAGCAAACGTCTTTATTGgtttgaaacaaatattaattaaggaTCGATCTCATAGAATACTTAAAGACTTTTTACCAAATTTCGCGAAAAGTATTTACGATGAAGATAAGACTGTTGTGGAAGCATTAATGAAACTTCTTTGGCATGCCCAAAATCAACTTGACATACCATTTTGGGATATTGTACCGCTGACGTACGTTCTCGATCAAATAGAG AGAACACAAGACACATCTTTACTCCAAGAATTAATAAAGTTTCTTTGGTTACGTATATGTCCGAACGGTTCAAGTAATGATAAAATAGcagaagaaataatatatataggaatgaataatattaaagcaATTAGGAGGTTTTTCCTTCATTCTAAGTCCGTTATCGATTCGAGCATGTTCGCACAAATAATCGAACGACTGTTGTccgaaataaagaaagaaatggaATGTATTCAAATCTCGAAAACATCGAGGAAAAGATGCACGAAAAAAATTAAGTTGAACCataaaggaaataaagaaaCCG AGAATCTGAATAATTGGGAAGAAGATGATCTGGATAGCTACAGAGATATACAAATATGTATCGATGTTATTGCTATGTTACTAGTAGCAAATGTGAGCAATTTAGATGACAATAATTACAGTGAAAAAGAGATCAAAATCATGCAGTCCATTGCAAACGTTTTACCAgaattttcttcatattttaag GAAACCCCGGTTAACGACtcaattatattcatattttcattaatgccaaccaaatattttatcaataagATCGAGGTAATGGAAAACTTAGCGCAACAATTATGTAGTACAAATACTTCCGACGATACACTTCTCTCGCTTATACACGTTTTCATAAAGTGGAATAAGGGGCAAATGATTTTCCTCGCGTTAACTAATCTGTTTGGAGAATCACTAAAGATAAATACACCTAACAACCAG GGTTTTTGCGATTCACAGGATGTCTTTACGGTGAACGTGAAAGGCTTAGAGTTGAGCCTGCGTATATTGAAACACTTATTGCACGTTGAATATCAGTCAGTTTTAATGAACAAGTATCATCAAGACGTACTTAAGTTTTGGGAAACTTTGCACATGTTGAGAACTGTTACGGAAAAAATGTTAAGCAATGAATGCAATATAAGTAGTCTAATATCCAAAGACTTGGTTGTGAagttttttaaagaatatttatcaatGGTCTCGTTGTTGCACAAGAGAGATGTGTTTGACGCATCGGAACATTTCTCGGAAATTCTGTTGTGGATCAAAAA GTCAATAATACCACATATACCGCATCTGGATGTAGATATCGAAGGCCGAGaaatttgtatagatttaataaaatgtactcTCGATACCTCGAATCTGCTGATAAAAGAATATAACAGTACCCCAAAGTTATGTTGTGATATAGTACTTTTATATTGTAGTTGTTTGTCTCCTGTGGGAGGTGTTGTTTTCTTGAACAACGCATTCGAtgcaatattgaaattattagattttggTAAAATGGCTTTCGACAATAACGAACCGAATTTATTAGATATCATTGTACCGAATTTCGTATGCGTCACGATGGTTACCTTGACTAGGTATAACGAAGACGTTTTAGCCAAACACACAGAT ATCGACACACTTTCGGCGCTagtaataatgtataaaatgtcTAAGTTGCCAGACAAGGCACTTAGCAATAgacttaaaaatattactttggCATTCAAAGTACACAACCAAGATCAATCTTATGATACCCCTTTCGACAg ATCCATACAAAGTGCAATAATCATAGCCATCGATGCGATATTGCAGAAGTAA
- the LOC116433952 gene encoding condensin-2 complex subunit G2 isoform X1: protein MLQHRALSRDKVLFRILKNKSPNGSIICEKLNNNVKNIVVLSEDELCELWQHMKTMLLEAQKLCTQTSKNQSKYAKEYSLMIKLIRTITAIALETIVQRIFIPNVLLQNVMLLHSNVLPNINDKQAKNEISYLLENWWKLDMTWREKVVKNVVKYLIQGCKTSLQHVKRLYEIRSAITLLKCTEDVQQLLKLVRENTVMSLEEGRLLILHLFTLGEQYILGIHNNIKVVLQNVKDSYITGYANLYVSAWQNATVKLRKFIVENCFQNIIFHCFRAYRDSIGQRKLGKNLLLFLAAIHEHKNKAARTMIHNQCKPLLWKHLKAPGSYIKCNAVEILFITSIAQYTCAAKDRNRFFLQTFYKTINDLLNDTDHEVRNVTMIGLLRLLEKHWNCVPHNIIRNWLNVLLHYTKCANNAEIRANVFIGLKQILIKDRSHRILKDFLPNFAKSIYDEDKTVVEALMKLLWHAQNQLDIPFWDIVPLTYVLDQIERTQDTSLLQELIKFLWLRICPNGSSNDKIAEEIIYIGMNNIKAIRRFFLHSKSVIDSSMFAQIIERLLSEIKKEMECIQISKTSRKRCTKKIKLNHKGNKETENLNNWEEDDLDSYRDIQICIDVIAMLLVANVSNLDDNNYSEKEIKIMQSIANVLPEFSSYFKETPVNDSIIFIFSLMPTKYFINKIEVMENLAQQLCSTNTSDDTLLSLIHVFIKWNKGQMIFLALTNLFGESLKINTPNNQGFCDSQDVFTVNVKGLELSLRILKHLLHVEYQSVLMNKYHQDVLKFWETLHMLRTVTEKMLSNECNISSLISKDLVVKFFKEYLSMVSLLHKRDVFDASEHFSEILLWIKKSIIPHIPHLDVDIEGREICIDLIKCTLDTSNLLIKEYNSTPKLCCDIVLLYCSCLSPVGGVVFLNNAFDAILKLLDFGKMAFDNNEPNLLDIIVPNFVCVTMVTLTRYNEDVLAKHTDNLKVMHELTKKYFCIIKSTFNDEKMCLPYITILFNTAISSISTEMTCVLQNTFVKEEDILITSFPYLAKKILKIILNTKKYQTLSVQVLTKTITSYTKIDTLSALVIMYKMSKLPDKALSNRLKNITLAFKVHNQDQSYDTPFDRSIQSAIIIAIDAILQK from the exons ATGTTGCAACACCGTGCATTATCGAGAGATAAAGTATTGTttcgtattttaaaaaataaaagccCGAATGGTAGCATCATATGCGAGAAACTG aataacaatgtgaaaaacATTGTTGTATTATCAGAGGATGAACTCTGCGAGCTATGGCAACACATGAAGACCATGCTACTAGAGGCTCAAAAATTATGTACTCAGACATCAAAGAATCAGAGTAAATATGCAAAA gAGTACAGTCTCATGATTAAACTAATACGTACAATAACTGCAATAGCACTTGAAACAATTGTACAAcgaatatttattcctaatgTACTTCTACAAAATGTAATGTTGTTGCATTCCAATGTGCTGCCcaatataaatgataaacaggcaaaaaatgaaatatcttacCTGTTAGAAAACTGGTGGAAATTAGATATGACATGGAGGGAAAAGGTGGTAAAAAATGTAGTTAAATATCTCATTCAAGGATGCAAGACATCATTg CAACATGTAAAACGCTTGTATGAGATAAGGTCTGCTATTACACTACTAAAATGTACAGAAGATGTGCAGCAATTGCTTAAACTTGTACGAGAAAACACTGTGATGTCACTCGAAGAAGGTCGACTATTGATATTACATTTGTTTACTCTGGGGGAACAGTACATATTG ggAATTCACAATAATATAAAGGTTGTTTTACAAAATGTAAAAGATAGTTACATCACTGGTTATGCAAATTTATATGTGTCTGCATGGCAAAACGCGACAGTGAAGTTAAGAAAATTCATTGTGGAGAATTGTTtccaaaatatcatttttcattgttttcgtgCTTATAGAGATTCTATAGGACAAAGGAAGCTTGGTAAAAACCTGCTTTTATTTCTTGCTGCCATTCATGAACATAAAAATAAAGCAGCAAGAACAATGATTCATAACCAGTGCAAACCTTTACTCTGGAAACATTTGAAG GCACCCGGTTCTTACATTAAATGCAATGCAGTGGAGATTCTATTTATAACAAGTATTGCGCAGTATACATGTGCGGCGAAAGATagaaatagatttttccttcaaacattttataagaCAATAAATGATCTTTTAAATGACACTGATCACGAAGTGCGCAACGTTACCATGATT GGTCTCTTGAGACTATTAGAAAAGCATTGGAATTGTGTACCACACAATATTATTCGTAATTGGTTAAACGTTTTACTGCATTACACGAAATGTGCTAATAATGCGGAAATCAGAGCAAACGTCTTTATTGgtttgaaacaaatattaattaaggaTCGATCTCATAGAATACTTAAAGACTTTTTACCAAATTTCGCGAAAAGTATTTACGATGAAGATAAGACTGTTGTGGAAGCATTAATGAAACTTCTTTGGCATGCCCAAAATCAACTTGACATACCATTTTGGGATATTGTACCGCTGACGTACGTTCTCGATCAAATAGAG AGAACACAAGACACATCTTTACTCCAAGAATTAATAAAGTTTCTTTGGTTACGTATATGTCCGAACGGTTCAAGTAATGATAAAATAGcagaagaaataatatatataggaatgaataatattaaagcaATTAGGAGGTTTTTCCTTCATTCTAAGTCCGTTATCGATTCGAGCATGTTCGCACAAATAATCGAACGACTGTTGTccgaaataaagaaagaaatggaATGTATTCAAATCTCGAAAACATCGAGGAAAAGATGCACGAAAAAAATTAAGTTGAACCataaaggaaataaagaaaCCG AGAATCTGAATAATTGGGAAGAAGATGATCTGGATAGCTACAGAGATATACAAATATGTATCGATGTTATTGCTATGTTACTAGTAGCAAATGTGAGCAATTTAGATGACAATAATTACAGTGAAAAAGAGATCAAAATCATGCAGTCCATTGCAAACGTTTTACCAgaattttcttcatattttaag GAAACCCCGGTTAACGACtcaattatattcatattttcattaatgccaaccaaatattttatcaataagATCGAGGTAATGGAAAACTTAGCGCAACAATTATGTAGTACAAATACTTCCGACGATACACTTCTCTCGCTTATACACGTTTTCATAAAGTGGAATAAGGGGCAAATGATTTTCCTCGCGTTAACTAATCTGTTTGGAGAATCACTAAAGATAAATACACCTAACAACCAG GGTTTTTGCGATTCACAGGATGTCTTTACGGTGAACGTGAAAGGCTTAGAGTTGAGCCTGCGTATATTGAAACACTTATTGCACGTTGAATATCAGTCAGTTTTAATGAACAAGTATCATCAAGACGTACTTAAGTTTTGGGAAACTTTGCACATGTTGAGAACTGTTACGGAAAAAATGTTAAGCAATGAATGCAATATAAGTAGTCTAATATCCAAAGACTTGGTTGTGAagttttttaaagaatatttatcaatGGTCTCGTTGTTGCACAAGAGAGATGTGTTTGACGCATCGGAACATTTCTCGGAAATTCTGTTGTGGATCAAAAA GTCAATAATACCACATATACCGCATCTGGATGTAGATATCGAAGGCCGAGaaatttgtatagatttaataaaatgtactcTCGATACCTCGAATCTGCTGATAAAAGAATATAACAGTACCCCAAAGTTATGTTGTGATATAGTACTTTTATATTGTAGTTGTTTGTCTCCTGTGGGAGGTGTTGTTTTCTTGAACAACGCATTCGAtgcaatattgaaattattagattttggTAAAATGGCTTTCGACAATAACGAACCGAATTTATTAGATATCATTGTACCGAATTTCGTATGCGTCACGATGGTTACCTTGACTAGGTATAACGAAGACGTTTTAGCCAAACACACAGAT AATTTAAAAGTAATGCATGAActgacaaaaaaatatttttgtattattaagaGTACCTTTAACGACGAAAAGATGTGTCTCCCCTATATTACCATTCTGTTTAACACCGCGATCAGCAGTATAAGCACAGAAATGACTTGCGTGCTCCAAAATACGTTTGTTAAAGaggaagatattttaattacatcCTTTCCTTATTTGGCGAAgaagatattaaaaatcatcttaaatacaaaaaaataccAAACACTGAGTGTTCAAGTgctaacaaaaacaataacaagtTATACAAAA ATCGACACACTTTCGGCGCTagtaataatgtataaaatgtcTAAGTTGCCAGACAAGGCACTTAGCAATAgacttaaaaatattactttggCATTCAAAGTACACAACCAAGATCAATCTTATGATACCCCTTTCGACAg ATCCATACAAAGTGCAATAATCATAGCCATCGATGCGATATTGCAGAAGTAA